A part of Terriglobales bacterium genomic DNA contains:
- a CDS encoding enoyl-CoA hydratase/isomerase family protein, with the protein MAAATPAAQGFKFIRFDTSSYVARLTLNNPPHNVLTVPLMTEMAEGIESLNGRGDIKAILVDSSQKLFSAGIGLEDSKPDRVFQTLDAFNRVFVAVGEISKPLIVVVNGPAIGAGSELVAFGDIVIATPKASFAQPEVKLGVFPPFAAVMLPQLIGPKKTYELILTGERMSAEDALRIGFVNKVVPETELEKTVNEVLARIGEFSGPVLEMTKKVIGSAMGLPLAEAMKKSHDIYLNQLMALEDVQEGLRAVVEKRKPVWKNK; encoded by the coding sequence ATGGCTGCCGCGACCCCAGCCGCGCAGGGCTTCAAATTCATCCGCTTCGACACCAGCAGTTACGTCGCGCGCCTGACGTTGAACAACCCGCCGCACAACGTGCTCACAGTGCCGCTGATGACCGAGATGGCGGAAGGCATCGAGAGCCTGAACGGTCGCGGAGACATCAAGGCCATTCTGGTCGATTCGTCGCAGAAACTGTTCTCGGCAGGCATCGGACTGGAAGATTCCAAGCCCGACCGCGTCTTCCAGACCCTGGACGCATTCAACCGCGTGTTTGTCGCGGTGGGCGAGATTTCGAAACCGCTCATCGTCGTCGTCAACGGGCCGGCGATCGGTGCGGGTTCGGAACTGGTGGCCTTCGGCGACATCGTGATCGCCACGCCCAAGGCGTCGTTCGCGCAGCCGGAGGTGAAGCTGGGAGTGTTCCCGCCGTTCGCCGCCGTCATGCTGCCGCAGCTCATCGGCCCCAAGAAGACGTACGAGCTGATCCTGACCGGCGAACGGATGAGCGCGGAAGATGCGTTGCGCATCGGGTTCGTGAACAAGGTCGTGCCGGAAACGGAACTGGAAAAGACCGTGAACGAAGTGCTGGCGCGGATCGGGGAGTTCTCCGGGCCGGTGCTGGAGATGACCAAGAAGGTGATCGGCAGCGCCATGGGCCTGCCGCTGGCCGAGGCCATGAAGAAGTCGCACGACATCTATCTCAACCAGCTCATGGCGCTGGAGGACGTGCAGGAAGGGCTGAGGGCGGTGGTGGAGAAGAGAAAGCCGGTGTGGAAGAACAAGTAG
- a CDS encoding protein kinase, whose protein sequence is MDLHSSEDLAGSTVGRYLVRERLGVGGMGEVYRAEDPTLKRPVALKRLAARLRADPHYRRRFLSEAERASALNCGSIASIYDVVEKGDQVFLVMEYVEGVTLRRRLRESIPLSEFYRIAEQCLEALVAAHEKGIIHRDIKPENIMLTPTGEVKVLDFGLARRQLLSEETLDSSQLTSHTSNLAGTPGYMAPELLLESDPGPRTDIFSLGVVFFEMLHRRHPFLTRKLVVGDGQILGEESVTTHSVRVPAALEALIKRMLAKDPDARLSSAREALTELRAIEQGATLPVVPAGITIQLRTRFLKVAAIVLAAVVVGVVAWQFRRPPVPPERIRVAVLPFSNQTGNAALERFRMTLTHMLVLDLTGSPNVQVLPYERLLELSRGFEAGGKDIYQPEAIKTVADYSGSRYVVVPSMFAAGNMLRLSAEFRDVRTGETVAAAKAERALSGSPEETFYAMQDELADSIQDYFKRVGPGQTYEARPPTGRPRTVTAAFNYTEAKNALAQGNTARALGFLQRAIDEDPDFALAYARMSQVYGALGYDDRAREPAEKASQLIRGETPVVDALLIQANLAERNYDYSLAEQKYQELIRLYPDDPDALAGLAAVHINQVRYAAAISRYLEALRLDPNYVVVHQRLSWLYTRTGDLARAVEHGQRAVELCRAINNREGEVDALLNLGEIYRVKGDAAKAWETAQDASRVAQSLGYEASLLATEKFLGDVLASQGKLEEARRHYLPVIETGAEVRNNRFQAQTLMNIGVTYWNQGDLAKARDYFEQSLAQWRRYGEYRDVPALRQRAQLLANFGALLMQSGPDPERGARYAQEALSLFRTMGETYWEALSLRNLGTHSLNAGSFQQANQSLQQARDLFQKVQAGPQVTQATYFQASAFFYQNRYQLARLAADAALAQAREAKHPFQVPNVELLSGWIYLRLGDTARARSLLEEALQAALKGGYGELLPDAYAALGELHLELGDRGRARSYWQKGAVLWKEPSVSEASIEARSNLGLLLAEEGTADRGLAECRAALQGARRLQHYHTIARATLNLAQVHLLRHEAKMALEVLNPLLSAQADLGGEWQARAWFLQAQALANLGQKEQAGAARQRAREAILQLQRELDPADRQGFASRRDVRAILEEPPLRRAS, encoded by the coding sequence GTGGACCTTCACTCCAGCGAAGACCTGGCAGGCTCGACCGTAGGCCGCTACCTGGTGCGGGAGCGCCTGGGTGTCGGCGGTATGGGCGAGGTCTATCGCGCCGAGGACCCCACTCTGAAGCGCCCCGTCGCCCTCAAGCGCCTGGCCGCGCGTTTGCGCGCCGATCCCCACTATCGCCGCCGTTTCCTCAGCGAGGCCGAGCGCGCCTCCGCCCTGAACTGCGGTTCGATAGCCTCCATCTATGACGTCGTCGAGAAGGGCGACCAGGTCTTCCTGGTCATGGAGTACGTCGAGGGCGTTACCCTGCGCCGCCGGCTGCGGGAGTCCATACCGCTGTCCGAGTTCTACCGTATCGCCGAACAGTGCCTGGAGGCCCTGGTGGCCGCCCACGAGAAGGGCATCATCCACCGTGACATCAAGCCGGAAAATATCATGCTCACCCCGACCGGCGAGGTGAAGGTGCTCGACTTCGGGCTGGCGCGCCGCCAACTGCTCTCCGAGGAGACCCTCGATAGCTCCCAGCTCACCAGTCACACCTCGAACCTGGCGGGCACGCCCGGCTACATGGCGCCGGAGCTGCTTCTGGAATCCGACCCCGGGCCGCGCACCGATATTTTTTCTCTCGGCGTGGTCTTCTTCGAGATGCTCCACCGCCGCCATCCCTTCCTTACCCGCAAGCTGGTAGTGGGAGACGGGCAGATCCTGGGAGAGGAATCCGTCACCACCCACAGCGTGCGCGTGCCGGCGGCCCTAGAGGCCCTCATCAAGCGCATGCTGGCCAAGGACCCCGACGCCCGGCTGAGCTCCGCGCGCGAAGCCCTGACCGAATTGCGCGCCATCGAGCAGGGCGCCACTCTGCCGGTCGTGCCCGCCGGCATCACCATCCAGTTGCGCACCCGGTTCCTGAAGGTGGCGGCGATCGTGCTGGCGGCGGTGGTGGTAGGCGTCGTGGCCTGGCAGTTCCGCAGGCCGCCCGTGCCTCCCGAGCGCATCCGCGTCGCGGTGCTGCCCTTCAGCAACCAGACCGGCAACGCCGCGCTCGAGCGCTTCCGCATGACCCTCACCCACATGCTGGTGCTCGACCTCACTGGTTCGCCCAACGTCCAGGTGCTGCCCTATGAGCGTCTGTTGGAACTGAGCCGTGGCTTCGAGGCCGGCGGCAAGGATATCTATCAGCCCGAAGCCATCAAGACCGTGGCCGATTATTCCGGCTCCCGTTATGTCGTCGTGCCCTCCATGTTCGCCGCCGGCAACATGCTGCGCCTCTCCGCTGAATTTCGTGACGTGCGCACCGGCGAGACCGTGGCCGCCGCCAAAGCCGAGCGCGCCCTCTCCGGTTCACCCGAGGAGACCTTCTACGCCATGCAGGATGAGCTTGCGGACAGCATCCAGGACTACTTCAAACGCGTCGGCCCCGGACAAACCTACGAAGCCCGGCCTCCCACCGGACGTCCGCGCACCGTCACCGCCGCCTTCAACTACACCGAGGCCAAGAACGCCCTCGCCCAGGGCAACACTGCACGCGCCCTCGGCTTCCTGCAGCGCGCCATTGATGAGGACCCGGACTTCGCCCTCGCCTACGCCCGCATGAGCCAGGTGTACGGGGCGCTCGGCTACGACGACCGTGCCCGCGAGCCTGCGGAAAAAGCCAGCCAGTTGATCCGGGGCGAGACCCCCGTCGTGGATGCGTTGCTCATCCAGGCCAACCTGGCCGAGCGCAACTACGACTACTCGCTGGCGGAACAGAAGTACCAGGAACTCATCCGCCTCTACCCCGATGATCCTGATGCGCTCGCCGGCCTCGCCGCGGTGCACATCAACCAGGTGCGCTACGCGGCTGCCATCTCGCGCTACCTGGAAGCGCTCCGGCTCGATCCCAATTACGTGGTCGTGCACCAGAGATTGAGCTGGCTCTACACCCGTACCGGCGACCTGGCCAGGGCGGTCGAGCACGGCCAGCGCGCCGTCGAACTCTGCCGTGCGATCAACAATCGCGAAGGTGAAGTAGACGCTTTGCTCAATCTCGGCGAGATCTACCGGGTCAAGGGAGATGCCGCCAAGGCCTGGGAGACTGCGCAGGACGCCTCCCGCGTGGCGCAGTCGCTGGGCTATGAGGCCTCCTTGTTGGCCACGGAAAAGTTCCTCGGCGACGTCCTGGCTTCACAGGGAAAACTGGAGGAAGCCCGCCGCCACTATCTTCCCGTTATCGAAACCGGCGCCGAGGTGCGCAACAATCGGTTTCAGGCTCAAACCCTCATGAACATCGGCGTCACCTACTGGAACCAGGGTGACCTTGCCAAAGCCAGGGACTACTTCGAGCAGAGTCTCGCGCAATGGCGGCGTTATGGCGAGTACCGCGACGTGCCGGCACTCCGCCAGCGCGCTCAGCTTCTCGCCAACTTCGGCGCTCTCCTCATGCAGTCCGGTCCCGACCCCGAGCGCGGTGCGCGTTACGCGCAGGAGGCGCTTTCCCTGTTTCGGACCATGGGCGAAACCTATTGGGAGGCGCTCAGCTTGAGGAATCTCGGCACGCACAGCCTGAACGCCGGCTCCTTCCAGCAGGCCAACCAGTCGCTTCAACAGGCCCGCGATCTTTTCCAGAAGGTGCAGGCCGGCCCCCAGGTCACTCAGGCCACTTACTTCCAGGCGAGCGCATTCTTTTACCAGAATCGCTATCAGCTGGCTCGCCTGGCCGCCGATGCCGCCCTGGCACAGGCTCGGGAGGCGAAGCACCCCTTTCAGGTCCCCAACGTGGAACTCCTGAGCGGCTGGATCTATCTGCGTTTGGGCGACACCGCGCGCGCTCGTTCGCTGTTGGAGGAGGCGCTGCAAGCGGCCCTGAAGGGCGGGTACGGCGAGCTCCTTCCGGACGCCTATGCGGCACTGGGCGAACTGCATCTCGAACTCGGCGACCGTGGTCGCGCGCGCTCCTACTGGCAAAAGGGCGCAGTCCTCTGGAAGGAGCCCAGCGTTTCTGAGGCTTCCATCGAAGCACGGTCGAATCTGGGATTGCTTCTTGCCGAAGAAGGCACCGCAGATCGCGGCCTGGCGGAATGTCGCGCCGCCTTGCAGGGCGCGCGCCGCCTCCAGCACTACCACACCATCGCACGCGCCACGCTCAACCTGGCTCAAGTGCACCTCTTGCGTCATGAAGCCAAAATGGCGCTGGAAGTCCTGAACCCGCTCCTTTCTGCGCAGGCTGACCTGGGCGGCGAATGGCAGGCCCGAGCCTGGTTCTTGCAGGCCCAGGCGCTTGCAAATCTGGGCCAAAAGGAGCAGGCTGGTGCGGCTCGGCAGCGCGCCCGGGAGGCTATTCTGCAGTTGCAGCGCGAGTTGGATCCCGCCGACCGCCAGGGCTTCGCTTCCCGCCGCGATGTCCGCGCGATCCTCGAGGAGCCGCCCCTCCGGCGCGCCTCCTGA
- a CDS encoding glycosyltransferase family 1 protein has translation MKIAFDIRRLRSFGIGTYIRNVVQNLARLDQRNQYVLIGHAEGFDEIGPLPANFMTEAFPPESSARNYFEFQQVVRLYGCELVHVPHLFWRPRSIPCPYVVTVHDLFTYMRPRPPRSGMRRFLRSWLTRRVLRHAERIVAVSDFTRHDIMRLFGIPESKIEVLYNAIDSRFRLGHATDTERQLIAERYQVHYPFLLYAGNIKPHKNIVRLIEAFSALKTELKKEGKFPDLKLIIIGDDLSQHPDLRRTVIRSGVQHDVRFLGFVPVEVLRIFYDAAKIFVFPSLYEGFGLPPLEAMAHGTPVVTSNVSSLPEVVGNAAVLVNPENVFDIMRALHRVLVDQPLRERLKQRGYEQIQRFSWETSVARLIEIYEEVNARHARAA, from the coding sequence TTGAAGATCGCTTTCGATATCCGCCGTCTGCGCAGCTTCGGCATCGGCACTTACATCCGCAATGTGGTGCAGAACCTGGCGCGCCTGGACCAGCGCAACCAGTACGTGCTGATCGGCCATGCCGAAGGCTTCGATGAGATCGGCCCCCTGCCAGCGAACTTCATGACCGAAGCCTTCCCGCCGGAGAGTTCAGCGCGCAACTATTTCGAGTTCCAGCAGGTGGTGCGTCTCTACGGCTGCGAGCTGGTGCACGTCCCGCATCTGTTCTGGCGGCCGCGTTCCATCCCCTGTCCGTATGTAGTGACCGTGCACGACCTGTTCACCTACATGCGGCCGCGTCCCCCACGCTCCGGGATGCGCCGCTTCCTGCGCTCCTGGCTCACGCGGCGCGTGCTCCGCCATGCTGAGCGCATCGTGGCCGTCTCTGATTTCACCCGCCACGACATCATGCGCCTGTTCGGCATCCCGGAATCGAAGATCGAAGTGCTCTATAACGCCATCGACAGCCGCTTCCGCCTGGGACACGCCACGGACACCGAGCGGCAACTCATCGCCGAGCGCTACCAGGTCCACTACCCGTTCCTTCTCTATGCCGGCAATATCAAGCCGCACAAGAACATCGTGCGCCTCATCGAGGCCTTCTCAGCGCTCAAGACCGAGCTGAAAAAGGAAGGGAAGTTCCCCGACCTCAAGCTCATCATCATCGGCGACGATCTCTCCCAGCATCCCGACCTGCGCCGTACCGTCATCCGCAGCGGCGTGCAGCACGACGTCCGCTTCCTGGGGTTCGTGCCGGTCGAGGTGCTGCGCATCTTCTACGACGCCGCCAAAATCTTCGTTTTCCCCTCGCTCTACGAAGGCTTCGGCCTGCCGCCGCTGGAGGCCATGGCCCACGGCACGCCGGTCGTGACTTCGAACGTCTCCTCGCTGCCGGAGGTCGTGGGCAATGCCGCCGTGCTGGTCAACCCGGAGAACGTCTTCGACATCATGCGCGCCCTGCACCGCGTCCTGGTCGACCAGCCCCTGCGCGAGCGCCTGAAGCAACGCGGCTACGAACAGATCCAGCGCTTCTCGTGGGAGACATCGGTGGCCCGCTTGATCGAGATTTACGAGGAAGTGAACGCCCGCCACGCCCGCGCCGCTTGA
- the glyA gene encoding serine hydroxymethyltransferase, whose protein sequence is MNSDWMSRSLSQVDPETAAAIDAEARRQHEGLELIASENFVSEAVLEAMGSVFTNKYAEGYPGRRYYGGCEFTDIVENLARDRAKQLFGAEHANVQPHAGSQANMAAYAAVLQPGDTILGLNLAHGGHLTHGHHLNFSGKTYRIVPYGVTRETETIDYDELEKLALQEKPKLIIGGGSAYPRIIDFARMRQIADKVGALYLVDMAHFAGLVAGGVHPSPVPHAQIVTSTTHKTLRGPRSGMILSKTEFAAAIDKTVFPGMQGGPLVHIMAAKAVCFQEAMQPGFRDYARQIVSNAKVLAETLSAEGFRVISGGTDTHLMLVDVFSRGMLGSEAEKALGEAGITVNKNAIPFDTNPPLKPSGIRIGTPAVTTRGMREEEMRQIGGWIGQSLNNRADAMVLARIRRQVLELCEAFPLYAGRRARAAQPAPAR, encoded by the coding sequence ATGAACTCCGACTGGATGTCCCGCTCCCTTTCGCAGGTTGACCCGGAGACCGCCGCTGCTATCGACGCCGAAGCGCGCCGCCAGCACGAAGGTCTGGAACTCATCGCCTCAGAGAATTTCGTCAGCGAAGCCGTGCTGGAAGCCATGGGTTCGGTTTTCACCAATAAGTACGCCGAAGGCTACCCCGGCCGGCGCTACTACGGCGGCTGCGAGTTCACCGATATTGTCGAGAACCTGGCCCGCGACCGCGCCAAACAGCTCTTCGGCGCTGAGCACGCGAACGTCCAGCCGCACGCCGGCTCCCAGGCCAACATGGCGGCCTATGCCGCAGTGCTGCAGCCCGGCGACACCATTCTGGGCCTGAACCTGGCCCACGGAGGCCATCTCACGCACGGCCACCATCTGAATTTTTCCGGCAAGACCTACCGCATCGTCCCCTACGGCGTCACGCGCGAGACGGAAACCATCGACTACGACGAACTGGAAAAGCTCGCGCTCCAGGAGAAGCCCAAGCTCATCATCGGCGGCGGCAGTGCTTATCCCCGCATCATCGACTTCGCGCGCATGCGTCAGATCGCCGATAAGGTAGGAGCGCTTTACCTGGTCGACATGGCGCACTTCGCCGGCCTGGTCGCCGGCGGCGTGCATCCGTCACCGGTGCCGCACGCGCAAATCGTCACCTCCACCACGCACAAGACGCTGCGCGGCCCGCGCTCCGGCATGATTCTCTCCAAGACGGAGTTCGCCGCCGCCATCGACAAGACCGTGTTCCCCGGCATGCAGGGAGGCCCGCTGGTGCACATCATGGCGGCCAAGGCGGTCTGCTTCCAGGAAGCCATGCAGCCCGGCTTCCGCGACTACGCGCGCCAGATTGTCTCCAACGCCAAGGTGTTGGCGGAGACGCTCTCCGCCGAGGGTTTCCGGGTTATCTCCGGCGGCACCGACACCCATCTCATGCTGGTGGACGTCTTTTCCCGCGGCATGCTGGGCAGCGAGGCGGAAAAAGCGCTGGGCGAAGCCGGCATCACCGTGAACAAGAACGCCATCCCGTTCGACACCAACCCGCCGCTCAAGCCCAGCGGTATTCGCATTGGCACGCCCGCGGTGACCACGCGCGGCATGAGGGAAGAGGAGATGCGACAGATCGGCGGCTGGATCGGGCAGTCGCTCAACAACCGTGCCGACGCCATGGTGCTGGCCCGTATCCGCCGGCAGGTGCTGGAACTATGCGAGGCCTTTCCGCTCTACGCCGGTCGCCGCGCCCGCGCCGCCCAGCCTGCACCCGCCCGCTAG
- the rpiB gene encoding ribose 5-phosphate isomerase B — translation MKIALGADHAGYELKEQLRKLLADRGIEVRDQGTNSADSVDYPDYARKVAEEVAAHRADFGILVCGSGIGMAIAANKVPGVRAAHVTSEYEAQVSREHNDANVLALGGRTLDPSTAWKLVEKWLATPFAGGRHQRRVEKIAQIEKEELLAEKK, via the coding sequence ATGAAGATCGCCCTCGGCGCCGACCATGCGGGCTACGAGCTCAAGGAGCAGCTTCGCAAGCTGCTGGCGGATCGCGGCATCGAGGTCCGCGACCAGGGCACGAATTCCGCAGACTCCGTCGATTATCCCGACTACGCCCGCAAGGTTGCCGAGGAAGTGGCCGCGCATCGCGCTGACTTCGGCATCCTGGTGTGCGGCAGCGGCATCGGCATGGCCATAGCGGCCAACAAGGTACCCGGGGTGCGCGCCGCCCACGTTACCTCGGAGTACGAGGCCCAGGTCAGCCGCGAGCACAATGACGCCAATGTGCTCGCGCTCGGAGGACGCACGCTCGACCCCTCCACGGCCTGGAAGCTGGTCGAGAAATGGCTGGCAACGCCTTTCGCCGGCGGCCGCCACCAGCGCCGCGTCGAGAAGATTGCGCAAATCGAGAAAGAGGAACTGCTGGCTGAAAAGAAGTGA
- the alr gene encoding alanine racemase, translated as MESRPTWAEVSLPALRHNYCAVRDYVAPATVCAVLKADAYGHGAVECAEALESEGATWFGVTSTGEGVELRQAGVKARILLMTGFWQGEEEDVLRYDLTPAVWEPFHLELLDRAALKFNPKGKAIPVHLKVDTGMTRLGIAWEGSEGMVELLKSFPRLTLEGVATHLASSEVVGAADVELQSRRFDQVLQALAGRGCSPRYVHMANSAAVALRRAAWKTMVRPGLCLYGYFLKFRCPDGKAADSPLPFAPEPVLSWKTRILTLRDVLAGQALGYGGTYVTPGPSRIAVLPVGYADGLNRQLSNRGRVVVRGQYARIVGNISMDITLIDVTHIPGAAVGDEVVLLGRNGGLSVSPHEHAAIAATVPYEILCAISKRVPRRYRK; from the coding sequence GTCTCGCTTCCCGCGCTGCGGCACAATTACTGCGCGGTGCGCGACTACGTCGCGCCGGCCACGGTCTGCGCTGTTCTCAAGGCCGATGCCTACGGCCACGGCGCCGTCGAGTGCGCGGAAGCCCTGGAATCCGAAGGCGCCACCTGGTTCGGCGTCACCTCCACCGGCGAAGGCGTCGAGCTTCGCCAGGCGGGCGTCAAGGCCCGCATCCTCCTGATGACCGGCTTCTGGCAGGGCGAGGAGGAAGATGTTCTGCGCTACGACCTCACCCCCGCGGTCTGGGAGCCCTTCCATCTCGAGCTGCTCGATCGCGCCGCCCTCAAGTTCAACCCCAAGGGCAAAGCGATTCCCGTCCACCTCAAGGTGGATACCGGCATGACCCGCCTCGGCATCGCCTGGGAAGGCTCCGAAGGCATGGTCGAACTGCTCAAGTCCTTTCCTCGTCTCACGCTCGAGGGTGTGGCCACGCACCTGGCATCCTCGGAAGTGGTCGGCGCCGCCGACGTCGAGCTGCAAAGCCGCCGTTTCGACCAGGTTCTGCAGGCGCTGGCCGGGCGCGGATGTTCGCCCAGGTACGTGCACATGGCCAACAGCGCCGCTGTAGCTCTCCGCCGGGCCGCCTGGAAGACCATGGTTCGCCCGGGCCTCTGTCTTTATGGCTACTTCCTCAAGTTTCGCTGCCCCGATGGCAAGGCCGCGGATTCCCCCCTGCCCTTCGCGCCGGAGCCGGTCCTCTCCTGGAAGACGCGCATCCTCACCCTGCGTGATGTTCTGGCCGGCCAGGCCCTGGGCTATGGCGGCACTTATGTGACGCCGGGACCATCCCGCATCGCCGTGCTTCCGGTGGGCTACGCCGATGGCCTCAACCGCCAGCTCTCCAACCGCGGCCGGGTTGTCGTCCGCGGCCAGTACGCCCGTATCGTCGGCAACATCTCGATGGATATCACTCTGATTGACGTCACCCACATTCCCGGCGCTGCCGTTGGCGACGAAGTCGTCCTGCTGGGCCGCAATGGCGGGCTCTCCGTCAGCCCCCACGAACACGCCGCCATTGCCGCCACCGTGCCCTACGAGATCCTCTGTGCCATCTCCAAGCGCGTGCCGCGCCGCTATCGGAAATAG
- a CDS encoding ABC transporter permease: MNPLEAMRIALLSLWANKLRSVLTLLGTVIGVAAVIAVVTFTEGLNRYMAERVFNLGADVIIINKSSNVITNVEQWLEAQRRKDITYEDYEAVRDQCRSCKIVGASIGTFSGNVKYGDRDSENTGIRGWTHSMGRIYDLDLILGRPLTEADERAGSHVAMVGHDIYENLLGPGDPLGKLIRIDGQEYAVIGVGKKEGSSLGQSRDNWVAIPLTSWMHQYGTRRSVRIWIKAYGVGADLERAVDEARVILRARRHDLPGQPDSFEADTNQTFLNIWASISSTVFLVVTILASISLIVGGIVIMNIMLMAVTERTREIGVRKALGARRIDVLMQFLIEAVTIELVAGIIGVVLGVAVAKTVTLLVGMPSAVPPWAIAAGVIVAAAVGVFFGVYPASRAARLDPIVALRFEL, from the coding sequence ATGAACCCGTTGGAAGCCATGCGTATCGCGCTGTTGTCGCTGTGGGCGAACAAGCTTCGCAGCGTGCTTACGCTGCTGGGCACCGTGATCGGTGTGGCCGCGGTGATCGCGGTCGTTACTTTCACCGAGGGTCTGAATCGCTACATGGCGGAGAGGGTTTTCAACCTCGGCGCTGACGTCATCATCATCAACAAGAGTTCCAACGTCATCACCAACGTGGAACAGTGGCTGGAAGCCCAGCGCCGCAAGGACATCACCTACGAGGACTACGAAGCGGTCCGCGACCAGTGCCGCTCCTGCAAGATCGTCGGCGCGTCCATCGGCACTTTCAGCGGCAATGTGAAATACGGCGACCGGGACAGCGAAAACACCGGCATTCGCGGCTGGACGCACTCCATGGGCCGCATCTACGACCTGGACCTCATCCTCGGCCGGCCTCTTACCGAAGCCGATGAGCGCGCCGGTTCGCACGTGGCCATGGTGGGCCATGACATCTATGAGAACCTGCTCGGTCCCGGCGACCCGTTGGGCAAGCTGATCCGCATCGATGGCCAGGAGTACGCCGTCATCGGCGTAGGAAAGAAGGAAGGTTCCTCCCTGGGACAGAGCCGCGATAACTGGGTGGCCATCCCGCTCACTTCCTGGATGCACCAGTACGGGACGCGGCGCAGCGTCCGCATCTGGATCAAGGCCTATGGTGTGGGCGCCGACCTGGAGCGCGCCGTCGACGAGGCCCGTGTCATCCTGCGTGCCCGCCGCCACGATCTCCCCGGCCAGCCCGACAGCTTTGAGGCCGATACCAATCAGACCTTCCTCAACATCTGGGCCAGCATCTCCAGCACCGTGTTCCTGGTCGTCACCATTCTGGCTTCCATCTCCCTCATCGTGGGCGGCATCGTCATCATGAACATCATGCTCATGGCGGTCACCGAGCGCACCCGGGAGATCGGCGTGCGCAAGGCGCTCGGCGCCCGCCGCATCGATGTGCTGATGCAGTTCCTCATCGAAGCCGTAACCATTGAGCTAGTGGCCGGCATCATTGGCGTGGTGCTGGGCGTCGCCGTTGCCAAGACGGTCACTCTGCTGGTGGGTATGCCCTCGGCCGTTCCCCCGTGGGCCATCGCGGCCGGCGTCATCGTGGCCGCCGCGGTGGGCGTATTCTTCGGCGTCTACCCTGCCAGCCGCGCCGCCCGGCTGGACCCCATCGTCGCGCTGCGTTTCGAGCTCTAG